In Pseudonocardia sp. DSM 110487, the sequence GGAGATCCGCACCGCCGACCTCACCCGGCTCGCGCTCGACCTCGCCTGCTGGGGCACCCCGGACGGCGCTGGCCTGCGCTGGTGGGACGCCCCACCGGAGGGCCCGCTGCGGGCCGGGCGCGCGGTGTTGCACGCGCTGGGCGCGATCTCCGACAGCGGCGTCACGGACCGGGGACGCCGGATGGCCGAGCTCGGGCTGCACCCGCGCCTGGCCAGGGCCCTGCTGGACGGGGCGCCCGAGGTCGGGGCACGGGCTGCCGCGGAGGTGGTGGCCCTGCTCGACGACGACACCCTCGCGGCCGGCGTCGAGGTCGGCGCCGAGCTGCGCAGGCTGCGTTCCGGGGAGGCGCCGGGATCCGGCCGGTGGCGGGCCGAGGCGCGCCGGCTGGAGCGGCTCGTCGAGGGCCGTCGCGGACGCGACGACCCGGCGTTGGTCACCGCGCTCGCCCATCCCGAACGCATTGCGCGCCGCCGCTCCCCCGGCTCGCGGCGCTACCTCATGGCCGGGGGCACCGCCGTGGAGCTGCCGCCCGGCACGGCCATGGCCGACCACGAGTGGATCGCCGTCGCCGTGGCCGACCGGACACCCGGCGCCGACCACGGCCGGGTGCGCCTCGCCGCCGCGGCCGACCGGGACCTGGCGGAGCGGGCCGCACCCGCCCTCGTCACGGAGGCCGATGAGGTGGCATGGGTGCGCGGCGATCCGTCCGGTGTCGTGGCCCGGCACGTCCGGCGCCTCGGCGCGATCGTCCTCGACGAGCGCCGCATAACCGATCCCCCACCCGACGCCGTGCGCGCCGCGCTGCTCGACGGCCTGCGCACCGAGGGCCTCGGCCTGCTGCGCTGGTCGGACGGGGCTCGCCGGCTGCGGGACCGGCTCGCCACGCTGCACCGCACCCTCGGCCCGCCGTGGCCGGACGTCTCGGACGAGGCGTTGCTGGCCGAACCCGACCGCTGGTTGTCCGGGCCGCTCGGGTCGGCCCGCGGCCGCGCCGACCTCGGCCGCATCGACGCGGCGGGCACCCTGCGCGGCCTGCTCGGCTGGCGGGAGGCCGCCGCCCTCGACGAGCTGGCGCCGGAGCGGGTGACCGTGCCGTCCGGCTCGCGGATCGCGCTCGACTACTCCGGCGAGCGCCCCGTGCTGGCGGTGAAGGTGCAGGAGGTGTTCGGCTGGACCGGCGCGCCGGCCGTCGCGGGCGGGAAGCTCCCGGTGCTGCTGCACCTGCTCTCGCCCGCCGGCCGCCCTGCGGCGGTCACGGCGGACCTGGCGGGGTTCTGGGAGACGGGCTACCCGCAGGTCAGGGCGGAATTGCGAGGCCGCTACCCGAAACACGCGTGGCCGGAGGACCCTCGGAGCGCGCCTCCCGCCGTCACCGGTCGCGGGCGAGGGCGTCCTGGGCGATGACCGCCTCCTCCTCCAGCGTGGGGATCTCCCGCACCGCCGCCGTGGCCTCCTCGGTGGTCTCGGCTGCACCGTCGAGGTCGGCCCGGACCGTCTGCAGCAGCACCGCGCCCGCCAGCACGACCACCGCACCGAGCAGGAACGGCACGTGCACGCTCAGGTGCTCGGCGAGCAGGCCCGCCGCCAACGGGGCGAGCCCACCGCCGATGAACCGCACGAACCCGTAGGTCGCCGACGCCACGGGCCGCGGCACCGGCGAGATGCTCATGACCGCCGTGGTGACGAGGGTGTTGTTGAGCCCGACGAACGCTCCCGACGCGATGACCGCCGCGATGACGACCCATCGCGTGCCGGGGAAGATCCCGATCAGGGCGAGCACGAGGGCGACGAGGACGAGGCAGGCGGTGAGGGTGCGCGGTGTTCCGAAGCGTCCCTCGAGCCATGGCGCGCCGAACACGGCGAAGATCGCCACGAGCACGCCCCACGCGAAGAACACCCCGCCCAGCTGCAGCGCCGACAGGCCCATCAGGAACGGCGCGTAGCCGAGCAGCGTGAAGAAACCCCAGTTGTAGAGC encodes:
- the hrpB gene encoding ATP-dependent helicase HrpB; the encoded protein is MLPDLPVRAALPEITATLAAAGSAVLVAPPGTGKTTLVPLALAPDLPGKVVVAEPRRLAARAAAARMASLLGEDVGRTVGYSVRGDTRTSAATRIEVVTSGLLLRRLVSDPELPGTAVVVLDECHERHLDADLLLALLLDARDGLRPDLRLLATSATVRTRRLAELLGDAPVLDVPARTFPVDIRHAPPARGERIEACVARAVRAALDEGDGDVLAFLPGVAEIRRTTDALAGADADVLPLHGRLPPAEQDRALRPGARRRVVLATAVAESSLTVPGVRAVVDAGLARVPRTDHRRGLAGLVTVRVSAAVAEQRAGRAGREAPGRVLRCWPVGELLAPEPEPEIRTADLTRLALDLACWGTPDGAGLRWWDAPPEGPLRAGRAVLHALGAISDSGVTDRGRRMAELGLHPRLARALLDGAPEVGARAAAEVVALLDDDTLAAGVEVGAELRRLRSGEAPGSGRWRAEARRLERLVEGRRGRDDPALVTALAHPERIARRRSPGSRRYLMAGGTAVELPPGTAMADHEWIAVAVADRTPGADHGRVRLAAAADRDLAERAAPALVTEADEVAWVRGDPSGVVARHVRRLGAIVLDERRITDPPPDAVRAALLDGLRTEGLGLLRWSDGARRLRDRLATLHRTLGPPWPDVSDEALLAEPDRWLSGPLGSARGRADLGRIDAAGTLRGLLGWREAAALDELAPERVTVPSGSRIALDYSGERPVLAVKVQEVFGWTGAPAVAGGKLPVLLHLLSPAGRPAAVTADLAGFWETGYPQVRAELRGRYPKHAWPEDPRSAPPAVTGRGRGRPGR